Proteins encoded within one genomic window of Ursus arctos isolate Adak ecotype North America unplaced genomic scaffold, UrsArc2.0 scaffold_7, whole genome shotgun sequence:
- the RET gene encoding proto-oncogene tyrosine-protein kinase receptor Ret gives MAKATATAGAAGLRLLLLLPLLGEAPLGLYFSRDAYWEKLYVDQPAGMPLLYVHALRDVPEEVPSFRLGQHLYGIAYRARLHENDWIRIEEDTGLLYLNRSLDHSAWEKLSIRNGGFPVLTIYLQVFLSSASLREGECQWPGCARVYFSFINTSFPACSSLKPRELCFPETGVSFRIRENRPPGTFHQFRLLPVQFLCPNISVSYRLLEGENLPFRCAPDSLEVSTRWALDRELREKYELVAACTVRVGARKEEVVMVPFPVTVYDEDDSAPTFLGGFDTASAVVEFKRKEGTVVATIRVFDADVVPASGELLRRYTSTLLPGEAWALQTFRVEHSPNETLVQANGSFVRATVHDYRLVLNRSLPISESRSLQLAVLVNDSDFQGPGEGVLLLHFNVTVLPVSLHLPSAYSFTVSKRARRFAQIGKVCVDNCQEFSGIHVQYKLQLSSTNCSVLGVVTSAEDTTGTLFVNDTEALQRLDCSQLQYTVVAADRPTRRQTQAPLVVTVEGTYVAEEPGCPLSCAVSKRRPECEECGGLGSLTGRCEWRQGDGKGITRNFSTCSPSIKTCPDGHCDAVESRNVNICPQDCLRGGSIIGGHEPGDRWGIKAGFGICNCFPEEKKCFCEPEDSLDPLCDELCRTVIAAAVLFSFIISMLLSTFCIHRYHKNAHKPPIASAEMTFRRPAQAFPVSYSSSGARRPSLDSMENQVSVDAFKIPEDPKWEFPRKNLVLGKTLGEGEFGKVVKATAFRLKGKAGYTTVAVKMLKENASPSELRDLLSEFNLLKQVNHPHVIKLYGACSQDGPLFLIVEYAKYGSLRGFLRESRKAGPGYVGSGGSRSSSYLDNPEERALTMGDLISFAWQISRGMRYLAEMKLVHRDLAARNVLVAEGRKMKISDFGLSRDVYEEDSYVKRSKGRIPVKWMAIESLFDHIYTTQSDVWSFGVLLWEIVTLGGNPYPGIPPERLFNLLKTGYRMERPDNCSEEMYGLMLQCWKQEPDKRPVFADISKDLEKMMVKNRDYLDLAASTPSDSLLYDDGLSEEETPLVDCNNAPLPRALPSTWIENKLYGMSDPNWPEESPVPLTRADGTNTVCPRYANDRVYANWMVSPSAAQLTDAFDS, from the exons CTCCACTGGGACTCTACTTCTCCAGGGATGCTTACTGGGAGAAACTGTACGTGGACCAGCCGGCTGGCATGCCCCTGCTCTACGTCCATGCTCTGCGGGACGTCCCCGAGGAGGTGCCCAGCTTCCGCCTGGGCCAGCATCTCTACGGCATCGCCTACCGCGCAAGGCTGCATGAGAACGACTGGATCCGCATCGAGGAGGACACAGGCCTTCTCTACCTTAACCGGAGCCTGGATCACAGCGCCTGGGAGAAGCTCAGCATCCGCA ATGGCGGCTTCCCTGTGCTCACCATCTACCTCCAGGTCTTCCTGTCGTCTGCGTCCCTGCGTGAGGGCGAGTGCCAGTGGCCAGGCTGTGCCCGTGTGTACTTCTCCTTTATCAACACCTCCTTCCCAGCTTGCAGTTCTCTCAAACCCCGGGAGCTCTGCTTTCCTGAGACAGGTGTCTCCTTCCGCATCAGAGAGAACAGGCCTCCTGGCACCTTCCACCAATTCCGGCTGCTGCCTGTGCAGTTTCTCTGCCCCAACATCAGTGTGTCCTACAGGCTCCTAGAAG GTGAGAATCTGCCCTTCCGTTGCGCCCCGGACAGCCTGGAGGTGAGCACACGCTGGGCCTTGGACCGCGAGCTGCGGGAGAAGTATGAGCTGGTGGCCGCGTGCACGGTGCGCGTCGGCGCGCGCAAGGAGGAGGTGGTGATGGTGCCCTTCCCTGTGACCGTGTACGATGAGGACGACTCGGCGCCCACCTTCCTCGGGGGCTTCGACACCGCCAGCGCTGTGGTGGAGTTCAAGAGGAAGGAG GGCACTGTGGTGGCCACAATACGTGTCTTCGACGCAGATGTGGTGCCAGCATCTGGGGAGCTCCTGAGGAGATACACAAGCACACTACTCCCTGGGGAGGCCTGGGCCCTCCAGACATTCCGTGTCGAGCACTCACCCAACGAGACCTTGGTCCAGGCCAATGGCAGCTTTGTGCGGGCAACTGTGCACGACTACA GGCTGGTTCTCAACCGGAGCCTCCCCATCTCGGAGAGCCGCTCCCTGCAGCTGGCCGTGCTGGTCAATGACTCGGACTTCCAGGGCCCCGGGGAGGgtgtcctcctcctccacttcaaCGTGACCGTGCTGCCTGTCAGCCTGCACTTACCCAGCGCCTACTCCTTCACTGTGAGCAAGCGGGCCCGCCGCTTTGCCCAG ATTGGGAAAGTCTGTGTGGACAACTGCCAGGAGTTCAGCGGCATCCACGTGCAGTACAAGCTGCAGCTCTCCAGCACCAACTGCAGTGTCCTGGGGGTGGTCACCTCAGCCGAGGACACCACGGGGACCCTGTTCGTGAATGACACGGAAGCCCTGCAGCGGCTCGATTGTTCTCAACTCCAGTACACGGTGGTGGCTGCCGACCGGCCAACCCGCAGGCAGACCCAGGCCCCGCTGGTCGTCACCGTGGAGGGGACGT ATGTGGCTGAGGAGCCAGGCTGCCCTCTGTCCTGTGCAGTCAGCAAGAGGCGGCCTGAGTGTGAGGAGTGCGGCGGCCTGGGCTCTCTGACGGGCAGGTGCGAGTGGAGACAGGGAGATGGCAAAG GGATCACGAGGAActtctccacctgctcccccAGCATCAAGACCTGCCCCGATGGCCACTGTGATGCTGTGGAGAGCAGAAATGTCAACATCTGCCCCCAGGACTGCCTCA GGGGCGGCAGCATCATTGGTGGGCACGAGCCAGGGGACCGCTGGGGAATAAAAGCTGGCTTCGGTATCTGCAACTGTTTCCCTGAAGAGAAGAAGTGCTTCTGTGAGCCTGAAGACAGcctgg ACCCACTGTGTGACGAGCTCTGCCGCACAGTGATCGCGGCGGCCGTGCTCTTCTCCTTCATCATCTCCATGCTGCTCTCCACCTTCTGCATCCACCGCTACCACAAGAACGCCCACAAGCCGCCCATCGCCTCCGCCGAGATGACCTTCCGCCGGCCGGCCCAGGCCTTCCCAGTCAGTTACTCCTCGTCGGGTGCCCGCCGGCCCTCCCTGGACTCCATGGAGAACCAGGTCTCTGTGGATGCCTTCAAGATCCCG GAGGATCCAAAGTGGGAATTCCCTCGGAAGAACTTGGTTCTTGGAAAAACTCTGGGAGAAGGTGAATTTGGAAAAGTGGTTAAGGCAACCGCCTTCCGGCTTAAAGGCAAAGCAGGGTACACAACCGTGGCCGTGAAGATGCTGAAAG AGAACGCCTCCCCAAGCGAGCTGCGGGACCTGCTGTCAGAGTTCAACCTCCTGAAGCAGGTCAACCACCCACATGTCATCAAGCTGTACGGGGCCTGCAGCCAGGATG GGCCACTCTTCCTCATTGTGGAGTACGCCAAGTACGGCTCCCTGCGGGGATTCCTCCGAGAGAGCCGCAAGGCCGGGCCGGGCTACGTGGGCAGTGGAGGCAGCCGCAGCTCCAGCTACCTGGACAACCCCGAGGAGCGGGCCCTGACCATGGGTGACCTCATCTCCTTCGCCTGGCAGATCTCTCGGGGGATGCGGTACCTGGCGGAGATGAAG CTTGTCCATCGGGACTTGGCTGCCAGAAATGTCCTGGTAGCCGAGGGGCGGAAGATGAAGATTTCAGATTTTGGCCTATCCCGAGATGTTTATGAAGAGGATTCCTATGTGAAGAGGAGCAAG GGTCGGATTCCAGTCAAATGGATGGCAATTGAGTCTCTTTTCGATCATATCTACACCACCCAGAGTGATGT GTGGTCCTTCGGTGTCCTGCTGTGGGAGATTGTGACTCTGGGGGGCAACCCCTACCCGGGGATTCCTCCAGAGCGGCTCTTCAACCTTCTGAAGACAGGCTACCGGATGGAGAGGCCTGACAACTGCAGCGAGGAGAT GTATGGTCTAATGCTGCAATGTTGGAAGCAGGAACCAGACAAGAGGCCGGTGTTTGCTGACATCAGCAAAGACCTGGAGAAGATGATGGTTAAGAACAGA GACTACTTGGACTTGGCCGCGTCCACCCCATCTGACTCCCTGCTTTACGACGATGGCCTCTCAGAGGAGGAGACGCCCCTGGTGGACTGTAATAATGCTCCCCTCCCTCGAGCCCTTCCCTCCACGTGGATTGAAAACAAACTCTATG gcATGTCAGACCCGAACTGGCCTGAAGAGAGTCCTGTACCACTCACGAGAGCTGATGGCACTAACACTGTGTGTCCACGATATGCAAATGATAGGGTATATGCTAACTGGATGGTTTCACCCTCAGCGGCACAATTAACGGACGCGTTTGATAGTTAA